A single window of Colletes latitarsis isolate SP2378_abdomen chromosome 4, iyColLati1, whole genome shotgun sequence DNA harbors:
- the Gdi gene encoding GDP dissociation inhibitor, with protein sequence MNEEYDAIVLGTGLKECILSGMLSVSGKKVLHVDRNKYYGGESASITPLEDLFAKFKAPPPDKAYGRGRDWNVDLIPKFLMANGLLVKLLIHTGVTRYLEFKCVEGSYVYKSGKISKVPIDQQEALSSDLMGIFEKRRFRSFLMYVQNMQEDRPETWDGFDPFNSSMSSLYNKFNLDKNTQDFTGHALALYRNDDYISQRAITTIRRIKLYSDSLARYGKSPYLYPMYGLGELPQGFARLSAIYGGTYMLDKPIDEIVVKDGKVVGVRSGDEIAQCKQVFCDPTYVPDRVKKVGQVIRCICLLDHPIPNTGDALSTQIIIPQKQVNRNSDIYVSLISHTHQVAAKGWFIAMVSTTVETKNPEVEIKPGLDLLGPIKQKFISVSDYMEATDNGLNSQIFISTSYDATTHFETTCLDVLDIYKRATGEEFDFKKVKQDLGDEDQ encoded by the exons ATGAATGAAGAATACGACGCGATTGTGCTGGGCACCGGGCTCAAGGAGTGCATACTCTCGGGTATGCTGTCGGTCAGTGGGAAAAAAGTGCTCCACGTAGACCGCAACAAGTATTACGGCGGCGAATCTGCCTCCATTACGCCGTTGGAGGATTTGTTCGC GAAATTCAAGGCTCCGCCACCGGACAAAGCCTACGGTCGAGGCCGCGACTGGAACGTTGATTTGATTCCCAAGTTCCTGATGGCTAATGGATTGCTCGTCAAGCTCCTAATTCATACCGGCGTTACACGGTACCTGGAATTCAAATGCGTCGAGGGATCGTACGTATATAAGTCTGGAAAGATATCGAAAGTGCCGATAGATCAGCAGGAAGCGTTGTCCAGCGATTTGAtgggcattttcgagaaaagacgCTTTCGCAGTTTCCTAATGTATGTGCAAAACATGCAAGAAGACCGACCCGAAACGTGGGATGGTTTTGACCCGTTCAACAGTAGCATGAGCTCGTTGTATAACAAGTTCAATCTCGACAAAAATACCCAAGATTTCACGGGGCACGCGCTAGCACTTTATAG GAATGATGATTATATAAGCCAACGTGCTATTACTACTATAAGAAGAATTAAATTGTACAGCGATAGTTTAGCACGTTATGGAAAATCACCGTATCTGTATCCTATGTACGGATTAGGCGAACTTCCTCAAGGTTTCGCGCGGCTTAGCGCTATTTACGGTGGAACGTACATGCTGGACAAACCGATCGACGAAATTGTCGTAAAGGACGGAAAA GTCGTCGGCGTACGTTCCGGCGACGAGATAGCCCAATGCAAACAAGTGTTTTGTGATCCTACGTATGTACCTGATCGCGTGAAGAAAGTAGGTCAGGTCATAAGGTGCATTTGTCTCTTAGACCATCCTATACCGAACACAGGAGATGCTCTCTCAACGCAAATTATTATTCCGCAAAAACAA GTCAACCGTAATTCTGATATCTATGTTTCGTTAATATCACATACTCATCAAGTAGCGGCTAAGGGATGGTTCATAGCCATGGTGTCTACTACGGTTGAAACGAAAAATCCCGAAGTTGAGATCAAGCCGGGTTTGGATCTACTCGGCCCGATCAAACAGAAGTTCATATCAGTATCAGATTACATGGAAGCAACCGACAATGGTTTGAATAGTCAAATCTTTATATCGACGAGTTACGATGCTACCACGCATTTTGAAACCACCTGTTTAGATGTTCTTGATATATACAAGCGAGCTACCGGAGAGGAGTTCgattttaaaaaagtaaaacaAGACTTAGGCGACGAAGACCAGTAA
- the Aasdh gene encoding aminoadipate-semialdehyde dehydrogenase: protein MSTELDKSQVGISLSRIHNENDTKEDSTPYCDSLTNETKLHDICKWNELDNVVIEYHDLERIIYINYRELFAAKAMLSDLLKCIEGFEFIGINFDVPQYCVVSLMLGILVSKHSFVNIPSDETEYTNLKNSLHIRYLFSKQIIAEGDIVKQFTIHSECIYLIKLKYVEKRFTQSVESNYYAYAITTSGSTGAVKIVRVTHASIVPNILDLRTILAIKKSDKIAQFTSFTFDPSIVEIFLALSSAGSLFMASKPLKNNTNRLLEEAYSSKVTILQMTPSSFLYCWTVEHLKVTILSNDTSLRVLLLGGEPFPKVELLLEAKHLHNNTKIYNIYGITEVSCWASINEIVTINPQFNTHYLGQLLSQTIFQVRNEKGEILTNGTGCLYIGSNNRICAIDHENIEDLKLPVYRDTGDIVYIDERSRIFYKGRNNSIIKRFGNKVDLTKLEECVLQVNFVKNCYILWDESCHKLHLCLATKKKVEQYPSINIDMMKHLQRLQPLYRPDKIHILEHFEYTSSGKISTEFLRKHIQEQTVNRTIDNIELQKCEGIFQSLWKNSLNCEINGFLQSGGTSIIALQMSSTLSNEVNIEFPELIGMLLNDATANDCLNYIKSIVLDNLKDKTSNYSEYHSDDNQTVSLINAATEDIILPKYSNAETQDSNSVITEIEICTYQWHKCKGQVYSNEVIVKEKPTSRYNTISRIEVLKTYNLQKCVDASPTVFHYSDGKTYATVGSHSGLISTFQLGNENCISAFTIKLPDRIEASVLILDDFRGVVGCYDGNVYCLSLKTGIVIWKYQTGGVVKCSAIFCKERKTIFVGSYNCYIYCLSAKDGSEIWKVKSSTGSVSASGCLHSLSNSVLFGTLDGSCLALEQLSGKVLWKHKLSDPIFVAPVTLSTGLVLFCSVTGTLSCFDIEVNIEMWKYKINGNVFSYIVKQFDELTGCENIILSSQNKKVYYLQSLDSNFRTEPTLKHVLDLHSPIFATPWCEDNILFITCTDGTLYIHNFTTNRLIKVGKLPNEVFSSPVVNNDIAVVGCRDNNVYVLKLTDK, encoded by the exons ATGTCAACTGAACTGGATAAGTCACAAGTTGGCATTTCCTTATCCAGGATCCATAATGAAA ATGATACAAAAGAAGATTCAACACCTTATTGCGATAGTTTGACAAATGAGACAAAGTTGCATGACATTTGTAAATGGAATGAACTTGATAATGTAGTAATAGAATATCATGATCTGGAAAGAATTATCTATATAAATTATAGAGAACTGTTTGCTGCAAAAGCTATGCTTtctgatcttttaaaatgcatagAAGGTTTTGAATTTATTGGTATAAATTTCGATGTTCCTCAATATTGTGTTGTTTCTTTGATGCTCGG GATCTTAGTTAGTAAACATAGCTTTGTGAATATACCATCAGATGAAACAGAGTatacaaatttgaaaaattctttgcaCATACGTTATTTGTTTTCCAAACAAATAATAGCTGAAGGAGATATTGTAAAACAATTCACAAtacatagtgaatgtatttattTGATAAAGCTGAAATATGTTGAGAAACGATTTACACAAAGCGTAGAATCAAATTACTATGCTTATGCTATCACTACCTCTGGCTCAACCGGAGCAGTAAAAATTGTTAGAGTAACTCATGCTTCTATAGTACCTAATATTCTCGATTTACGCACGATATTGGCTATAAAGAAATCTGATAAAATTGCTCAGTTTACAAGCTTTACATTTGATCCTAgtattgttgaaatttttcttgcTCTCTCAAGTGCTGGGTCCTTATTTATGGCTTCAAAGCCattgaaaaataatacaaatagaTTGTTAGAAGAAGCTTATTCTAGTAAAGTTACTATATTACAGATGACTCCATCAAGTTTTTTGTATTGTTGGACAGTTGAACATTTAAAAGTCACTATTCTAAGTAATGATACTTCACTCAGAGTTCTTCTTTTGGGCGGAGAACCCTTTCCTAAAGTAGAATTGCTTCTTGAAGCCAAACATCTGCATAATAATACAaagatctataatatttatggtATTACCGAGGTATCATGCTGGGCTAGTATTAACGAAATTGTAACAATAAATCCACAGTTTAACACCCATTACTTGGGACAACTGTTATCACAAACCATATTTCAAGTTAGGAATGAAAAGGGAGAAATATTGACAAATGGTACAGGCTGCCTTTATATAGGGAGTAATAATAGAATTTGTGCAATAGATCATGAAAATATCGAAGATTTAAAGCTACCAGTATATCGCGATACTGGTGATATAGTTTATATCGATGAAAGAAGTAGGATATTTTATAAAGGGAGAAATAATAGTATTATAAAAAGATTTGGAAATAAGGTGGATTTAACGAAACTTGAGGAATGTGTTTTACAAGTAAACTTTGTTAAAAATTGTTATATATTATGGGATGAAAGTTGCCACAAGTTACATTTGTGTTTAGCTACTAAGAAAAAAGTAGAACAGTATCCCAGCATTAATATCGATATGATGAAACACTTACAAAGATTACAACCTTTGTATAGACCAGATAAAATTCATATTTTGGAACATTTTGAGTATACATCTAGTGGAAAAATATCTACAGAATTTTTGAGAAAACATATACAAGAACAGACGGTAAATAGAACAATAGACAATATTGAATtacaaaaatgtgaaggtatcttTCAGTCTCTCTGGAAAAATAGTCTAAATTGCGAAATTAATGGATTTTTGCAATCGGGTGGTACGTCGATAATAGCGCTTCAAATGTCGAGTACTCTGTCTAACGAAGTTAATATTGAATTCCCCGAATTAATTGGTATGCTTTTAAATGATGCTACTGCTAATGATTGTCTTAATTACATAAAAAGTATAGTACTCGATAATCTTAAAGACAAAACAAGCAACTATTCCGAGTATCATTCTGACGACAATCAAACAGTATCTTTAATCAATGCTGCTACAGAGGACATAATATTACCAAAATATAGTAATGCAGAAACACAAGATTCTAATTCCGTTATTACGGAAATTGAAATATGTACATATCAGTGGCATAAATGCAAGGGACAAGtatatagtaatgaagtaatTGTAAAAGAAAAGCCTACATCACGATATAATACAATTTCAAGGATCGAGGTATTGAAAACGTATAATTTACAAAAATGCGTAGATGCATCGCCAACTGTATTTCATTATTCAGA TGGAAAAACGTATGCAACGGTTGGTTCACATTCTGGCCTTATTTCCACATTTCAATTAGGAAATGAAAATTGCATTTCTGCCTTCACGATAAAGCTACCTGACAGAATTGAAGCTTCGGTGTTAATTTTAGACGATTTTCGGGGTGTAGTGG GGTGTTATGATGGTAATGTATATTGTCTTTCTTTAAAAACGGGAATAGTTATTTGGAAATATCAGACGGGTGgtgttgtaaaatgttctgcgaTTTTTTGTAAAGAACGAAAAACAATATTTGTCGGTTCCTATAACTGTTACATATATTGCCTCTCTGCAAAG GACGGATCTGAAATTTGGAAAGTTAAATCTAGTACGGGAAGTGTCAGTGCTTCCGGTTGTTTACACTCTCTATCGAATTCCGTCTTATTTGGAACTTTGGACGGCTCTTGTTTAGCGTTGGAACAGTTGTCAGGAAAAGTTCTTTGGAAACATAAATTGTCAGATCCGATTTTTGTTGCACCCGTAACGTTAAGTACCGGGCTGGTCTTATTTTGTTCTGTAACAGGAACATTGTCGTGTTTCGATATCGAAGTTAATATCGAG ATGTGGAAGTACAAAATTAATGGCAATGTGTTCTCGTATATTGTGAAACAGTTTGACGAACTTACAGGGTGTGAAAATATTATTCTCTCTAGTCAAAATAAGAAAGTGTATTATCTGCAATCTTTAGATTCAAATTTTAGGACTGAACCTACATTAAAACACGTATTAGATCTTCACTCGCCAATTTTTGCCACACCCTGGTGCgaagataatattttatttataacatgTACAGATGGTACTCTATATATTCATAACTTTACAACAAATAGGCTGATAAAGGTTGGAAAGCTTCCTAACGAAGTTTTTTCATCGCCTGTTGTTAACAATGATATCGCGGTTGTTGGATGCCGGGATAATAATGTATATGTCTTAAAACTGACTGATAAGTAA